The genomic stretch TTCAATGTCAACAGCATGCGCTGAAGCGGCCGTCAACTCTCTGAAAAGGCTTAAAACTTTTGAGAGTCTATGCTGCGGTTTATAGTTTTGGTAGTATGCCACAACATGAATAGAAATATGATACATAACAACAGATTCAGTCGCGTCGCAGTCCTCTACTTCACCTGGTTGGCGAGAAGGTGCTTGGAAAACGAAGTTCCTGGAGTTCGAAGAGCAATCGTTTGTTATTAGCCAAATTCATTTACTAATGGTGCGGCTATATGAGATTCTTCATAGCCAATTGATCTCTCATCCTTTGCCATGGTCATCTGAGTCATCATTAGCCCAACTCCTTCGCGAGTTATATGCTTACTGGTTCGTGCGACAATGAATCTGCAACTCTTCGGAATTAAGAGCGGGGTAAACTAATGCAAAACTACAAAATCATGCATATATAATTGTTGGTAACAGTGGTTTTCTGGCTTTAGTGTAACCAGCTACGTCTGACATGGAGCATCTTATCGGGCGTACCCAATGGCGCAGTTGTGATGCGTACTTGTAAATGTATGTGATGCTTTAGCCTATGATAGCACGGAGCCTAACGCCGTGCTGAATAACTCGCCCGAATGACCAGCGTTATTCAATTGCTTCCAGAGGTTGCAATCCAAATCCGAAAGATTCGTCAGCATCAGCGGCTACGTAATCTTCTCATGAGATTGCCAGTTATTTCCCATTGTAGACTCTGGCATTAACACCAGAGCTTGGCACGGCGCTAATATAGCAAAAAATAACGTGGAGTACTAGCTGTTGCTGTTATGTATATGCAAAATGATCACAATCTCATTTGTCTTGATGCAGCCACTCCACCTGGTGACGCCATATGCGagcttattataagtttaacTCATTAATAGTACCTTAGTGAAAGCGGAGAGCATTTCAGACGTCACAATAACATGATGCCACTGTTGAGTGTCTCGAAAAGGCTAGTTAAGTTTCTCAATACCAAATTTTTAAACAATGCGACTTGAAGTACAAATACCCCTTGTTAAgtccaaaacaaaacagtTTGTTGTTCGCCTAATGTCAGCAATACACCAGTACAGGACTCTAGTATCTGACAACCCACTCCAAGGTCTACATTTTGTTCTTTCGCCTGGCATTACCTTTAAAATGGTTATCCTCATTACCGGGAGCACCGGTTACCTTGGTGGTCAACTGATAAAAGAAGCATTTGCTCGAGGGCATAGTGTCCGCGCTGTTGTGCGATCGGAGGCATCTTTTAAGAAGCTCGCTGAACAATTTCCCGAATTCGCGCCAAAGCTTTCTTACGTTGTTGCCGCTGATATCACTAAGCCTGAATCATATGAGGGAGCATTCGAGGACGTGGTGGGCGTAATCCACGCCGCCTCTCCGTTCAACCTCGAGCCAAAAGACAACGAGGAAGACCTCCTTAAACCTGCCATTAGAGGCTCCGTCGCCATCCTGGATGCTGCCCTGCGTCATGGGAAAGACGTTAAAAGAGTAGTGATTACATCATCACACGCTTCTGTCGCAGATGTCACCAAAGGAAAGCGAGCAGGCTACGTATACAATGAGAAGGATTGGAACCCCATTACGTATGAGCAAGCTGCCGATCCTGCTACTGACGGCGTTACCGCATATTGTGCTTCCAAGGCTCTAGCCGAACGAGCAGTGTGGGAGTGGGCTGATAAGCACAAAGGCGCACACTTCGACGTGGCTACAATTACTCCCCCCGTGGATCTTTGGTCCTTACGCCACGGAGTTGGCGTCTACAACGCATCTGAGTGAGAGCGTTCGGCTGATCTATAATCTGCTAGGCGCCAAGGAGGTGCCTGAATTTGACTTTGGTGGATATGCCGATGTACGAGAGGTCAGCGCAGCTCATCTCCTTGCCCTCGAAGTGCCGTCTGCAGGTGGACAACGTTTCTGGGTCGGGCAATCTCTTCGATGGCAAACCGTGGTAGACATTGCGCGCGAAGAGTTTCCTGAGCTAGTTACAAGACTCCCTGAAGGAAAGCCTGGATGGATAGAGGATGCGTATGGCGTGGATGGTAGCAAAGCGGAGAAGATCCTGGGCCTGAAATATCGGACATTGAGGGAAACTATTAGGGATACCTTCACACAGCTGCTCGCCGCTGAGCGGGCGGAAGCTGCATCATAGATTGTGCATCAGATAGTAATGAAGATCAGTATTGGAGAAAGCTATGACTATGAGTTTAACACATCTGACTTTGGCTCAAATCGGCCATtcaatggccttggtgcAAAATCTTTCTCGCGACCATCAATTTCTTACAGTACTAGGTACAAAAAGGTGGCAAAGGATACAAGATTCAAATCTCCTTCAGGAAACCCACCTCAATAAGCTTGTCAGCATCAATGTTAAGATCCGCCAGCTTCGTACGTGAGTTCTCCCGCATCCACAAGAATATATACAGCACAAAGTTCCTAAAGAATCCAGTCACGCGGCTAGTCATGGAACTGCCTGTCTTCAATTTCATCGCCTCTTTTCCGAGGATGTACACCATCTGAGATCTATACGCGGCCCGCAGCGTCTCGAGTTCCGCTGCATTAGGGCGACGACTGTGGGAGATGGTCAGCTCAATTTGCCCTACCAACTCGCGCGCCAGGCCTGGGTGTAGCACGTCATCCATATAGCCGTGCCGGAGAGTGACGTTGTAACAGTCAATGAGGCCGTGAGCGTGTGTAACGATATACCGTTCTTCAAGGGGTACCGAAGGCACAGTGAGAGGCCGcatgtggaagaagatgatgaccgATGGCCGGGCGGCGAACTTGATAACAAAGTGCGTAAAGCATGCAGGCAGGTGAGTGGAGTCGCCAGTCTTatcgaagaagatgcccagGCCAGGCACAGTCGAGACGGGTACGCCACCAAACGTCTCATTCAAGACGAGAGAGTTTGACGATGACTGGTCCGACTTCATGAGAGCTGCAAGCGGGAGCTGATCCAGTGACTCGGCCTTCCACTGAGCCTCCTTTCCGAATCGCCAGACAAGGAAGATGGAGCAAAGAACGGCAGCCAGTACAATGGTAAACCACGCGCCCTCTGGGACCTTTTGCAGGACAGATGAGAGGTATGTGCCGTCGAGCGCAGCAAAGATCAACCAGACCGGTGTGACAATATAGAAAGGCAGTCTCCAAACGAGGATCGCAACGAGAGCAACCATACATGTTGTGACTACAAGCAAGGCTAGCTGGTAGATTTGATTAGAAACTCAGGCCGCTGGTAGACACGTACTGAAAGTAACCGCAATAACACAAACACCATAAGCGTTGCCGAGGGATGTGGTCTATGCAATGTGAGAGTCAAGAACGCCTAAATGGAGTCGGTGGGATACTTACATTGTTGTATACCGCAGCGACAATGACGGTGCCAATCATTAGAAGCCAATTTGCCAGTGGTATATACACTTGCTCGGAGAACTTTCGGCTTGTGTGAATGACCTTGATATGAGGAAAATATGAAAGCCGCATAATCTGTGTTAGCAACTGGAAGGTCGACGTGATCATGGCCTGCGAGGCGACAATCGCCGCCAGGATGGCCATGACCAAGCCGAAGTACAAGGTTCCGGGTGGTAGAGTGTGGAAGAAAGGGTTCGTGAAAGCCGTTTGTGTCTCATCGGTCGAGATGTACGCGGCCTGGCCAATGTAGGCAAGAAGCAAGCACGGGTAGGCCAGACACAGCCATGAGAGTTGCACGGCACGCTTGCTGAAAGCGCCCAAGTCAGCAAAGAGCGCCTCCACGCCGGTAAAGGCGAGGAGCAAGCCACCCAGAGAGGTCCAGCCGTCCTGTCCGTTACGGACAAGGTAAGTGAATGCGTAAGAGGGGCTGAAGGCCTTGAGTACTGTGTGGTCATGCTTGGCAAGATTGTAGATGCCAGCAACCATGTTGAAGAGGAGCCAAATGGTCACGATGGGTGCGAAGCTGGTTCCGAGTTTGGTAGTTCCAAATGGCTGGATCAAGAAGAGCACAATCAGGATGGCGCAAGTGATGCCGACAATGGCTGACAAAGACAAGTCAGGCTTGACGACTTCGAGACCCTGAATGGCACCGAGGACAGATTGTGCGGGTGTCAGGACACCGTCGGCCATGACCATGGTTACTCCCAGCACACCAACAAATTGTAGCATAATCTGGCAAAATTTGGATTTCTCGAGGAAGTTCCGGAGACTCTTGCCGCCAAGCGTAAGATCGTTGGTGCGATGTCTCTCCATGCGGACCATGACTGCCTCTCTAGGATCACGATTTCGCGCAATGTTGGTGTACCTCGCCAGGAGACTGTATAGGGCAAAGGTACCTCcttggccatcatcatcggcgcgtaagacgatgaagcagtACTTGATCGTGACAATCACAGTCAGGGACCAGATGATAATGGACAAGGCGCCGACAAGATCGTCCCACGAGGGCTGGCTGGAAAAGGTCGACGAGAAGACATAAAGGGGGGAGGTTCCGATATCACCGTAGATCACTCCAGTGGCTTGAAAGCTGAGCCAGACGAGGAGGAAACCGCTGTAAGTCTGCCGCGAGATCAGAGAGGCATtgacggcgatggcttctCAAAGCCACCGCCAGGATAGTATCGGAGATTGGGGGAGGCAGGTTGTTCCATACTTGCTTACGGTGGCCTTGCAGGTCTTTTTCGGCGattcttcttgccttttcttcctcatctaGATCCAGATCCGCCATCTTCTCAGAAGGCTCTGTCTCTGAGGTCGACACTTTGTCCTGTTTGGGGTCACTGCGATAGGCAATACCAGCCCTCGTGATCGAGCCGTCCGGTTCAATATCTAGATCGCCCATTGTTTAAACTTGATGATCGAGTTGGTTTTGAGAATTAGAAGAGGTGCAGAGAAACTCGAGGAATGATTACGAAGCTAGAACTACATGAGCCTGCGAAAGGGGGTGTCAGCTCTTTATTCCCTACGACAGAGACTAAAATCTAGGTTTAGCCACGCACGATAATACGAAAAATATCATTTACGCATTCCTATGGGCAAATTTTTTCCAATAGTGTGTTGCTGATAACTACCCGCGGCGTGTGGTGCCTCCAACCATTCAGGTGATCACAAGGAGCGTAATAGCAGGGAGCAAGGCCACCGGTCCAGTGCCGCATATCCATGCTTAGAGACGCAGGCTCTGTACACCCCTCAAGGATCTATTTGTTCTCTGAGTAGGAGCAATATAGATGGTATAGATTAGCAAAGGTGCTTTTGCTAATAGGTAATGAATACAAAGGAGATAAAGAAAAGTCCTCTAGGACAAGATAATCAATAAATACCAAGTGATATACCTTCATTGAAGCGAGATGTGTGCTTTTTCGCTGGTGATAAAGTATCATTGGATATAGCTCGCCGCGTTCATAGAATACAAGCAGATCACTAGAGATATAAATCCATAGACCTGATTTTCCTATTAAAAGTAGGTGGCAAAAGAGTTTCTATACTTGTGGCAGAATGTACCAAAATAACAATTTAGATCCTTGTGGGGTGTAAAGATGACAGACAATTAGCAGCCTGGGGTCTAGTTTTGGTTAGTGGGGAAATAAATGCCTCACGATAAGCGTGGGCTAGGCCTTATCAAGGGACCTTTGCAGCACTGGTGATAGGTACATCTGCCCTGTCTACAAGAGCAAAGAGCCTGCGAATTTTGTTGTTGAGGAACTTCTTCTCATATGCTAATAAGCCAGTAAATCCAGTATGTAAAATAGTCTACAGGTACTGATCATCCGCGCCTGGAGGTTTGCAAGAGTGTTTGAACAAAACTTCGATTCTGCTCCCAGCTAAAACCGTCGTGAAGCAAGAGAACAGATTGTAAGGGCATAAACTGTATAGCAAGGACTCGTGGGCTCTATACGACAAAAACTAAGTTTAGAATGTACAATTACCATGGGTTCATAGTTGCTCTCTTGGACTTCCTACCGCGCCAAGTATATGCTGACAATTCCGCGTCATCTTACTGCTTAAAATTGGGAAGTTTTATCCCCAAATAAAGACCTTGAGAGTTTAAGCATTGGCCAATATCCCCTTGAACAAGTATTCTGGGAAATCGTATATGACGTTCTGACTTCTGTTCACTTTTCATGTGAGAGTTTATATggctttaaaaaaaaaaaaaaaaaaagtccctACGCCCAACAGCCAGGGGTCCTTGCAGGGGCTATGTCCGTCAGCAACATCTAGATAGATAGCCTATCAATTCGTAGCGCGTGTGGCGATGTGGGTTTGGCAGCTATCCAGgttgctggatgctggaaACAGAGACTTTATTATGGCTGGAAGCAAAGAAGTCCCATATCGAATGGATCGCTGTCGCGTCCCAAGGAACCGAATCTTCAAATCTCGGGGCAAGCcacttgaagatggagctATGCGCGAGGCTGAAGGTTGTGGCGTCGATTTTAATCTCAACTCACTGTCACAAGAGTTCTTACACATTACATGGAGTTTTGTCGCTCAGTTTGGCACACTATATGAACGCGGAAAGCAAAGCCTAGCTGAGAATGGAAACAAAGCTCGATATGAACCCGTTCTTACCGAACCAGAAATACTGCTACGTAGATATTGACGGGCTTTGGAAGACGATACACATCGCCAGATCTTGATCTAATCCACCATGGACTTCCAGGATAAGGGTTATATCTCTCTGCTTCCGATAATGGTCCCTCGGCGACCCGACCCAAGATGCAGAGAAAGGGCAGAAAATCGCCTGTGTCGAGCTTCCAGTCAAGCAGTATGGAAGAGACTTTTCGAATTGAGATTGGCGACCTTCAGAAGGGCTCTAAAAGTTATATTCAAGACGTCTGTCTCCTCGCTTCCAACTCGTGGTCTCGGTGGGATAGGTCCTGCTGTCTCCACTTGAATGGTCGACCATGGCGCTTGTGAAATGTCTTAGAGCGCTGTCAAAGGTAGGGTCGTACCGGTAAAGATGGTGATTTTCAGTTCACTCACGAACTTGAGAGGATGGGCTGCACAGCTAAGCTCGTTCTTGGCGATGTTACTCAGGCCAAAGCGTTGCATTATCTTGCAGTCCACTGTTTGCGCGAGACCGATAATTTACTGTCCCTGACAAAATATAATGAAGCGCGCTTCTGCGGCCAATATTCAAGATGTCTTCTCACTGGTTGCTTTCGATGCCGCATATAGACGAACGCACGTCGTTTTCAGCGAATACAGCGATAGCGACGCCATGGCAACGCAGTTGTAACTACAACAATGCAGCCAGCAATGCTATCCAGTATTTTCTCCAGACTTATGATGCTTAGGTAAGTTAACGCTAACATTGGCCGTTGTCACTTTTGAAACAGCAACGATTACATGTGCTagccccctttttttgcaaCAGAGAGCTGTTTTACCCTGTAGCTGTGCGCATAGCTATCGTTGTCTTGATCCCATGCTTGCTTAATATGATAACAATGGTTACAATAAGAAAGATCATATGTACAACGTGCATATGGAAAAACTGTTGAATATTACAGCGCAGAGAAGAGGTGGTCTCAGGAACAAACTGTTTGTGGTGCGGAGCACGGACTTCCTAGAATAGAAAACAGAGAGCTAGTCCCAAAAGCAGAATTGCAGGCCAGTTGCACAACGGTTATGACTCTACAAAACAATATAAGTAGAGTATGAGTATCGCTATATGGAACGGAAAATTGTAATCACAACATTACTATTCTTGTCTCCTATTCAAGCAAaccgaaaacaaaaaatacAGTGGCAGTGTATTACCCAGTGCTCTTGGAGAGACCAACTGCGCATTTCATGTCCATAAGGTCGTGGCCAGTTTCTCATGGGTGCCAATGCGCATTTTATAAGAGTGCCTGTCTCTTAACATAAAACCGAGCGTGCTGAAACAGAAAAGGTCAAAAAGGACAGGGAACACGATGAAACtccccaaagaaaagaaagagaaagaaagttATTCTGCGCAAGATTAGGTTCTCAACTGACCCTTACCTACCAGACAGAAGTCATAGCCAAGTACAAATAAAGTCTCCATTGCACGACGAagcagaaacaaaaacagccATATAAAGTAGGTATGAGCTTGACAGCCATGATTAGTACAACGCACTGAAGGTCTTTTTAAAACTCCAGGTATGTTTATCTTACCCGTTTTCGTTTACAGGTTGTTAGCTCCCGTGCGTTGTATGATCGACTGTCGATCGCGAAGGTTATGAATCGTGGGAATTGGCTTGCAGGCGCGGATCCGCCAGGGTAGCGCAGATCTCCAAACAAGGTCTCGTGAAGCTTAAATGAAACCTCATACATCACTGCCTATTCTAACCTAAAATTTGAGAGGCTATTTATTCTACTTGGAAGAAAATTCATACTCACTGCTGAGCTGCTACCATTTCTAGCTTGTGTTTAGTATGGATAATGCTTATATACGAGGTGACCAGCTTATTTGCAGTCAACACTGCTTTTGATGATTACCGTATGGTAATATATCGGATTGAATCACATACAAGCTTGATACTATTAGAATACCAACTACCTAAAAAGGACGAAACAACTATGTCTGCCTGATCAGTTTGGATGTGAGGTATTAACTTCCAGTTGAGAGTTCCGAGAACTGCATGAAGTAGGTCTCTCTGGTGCTTGATATCGACTTTAGCCGACAGTCTAACTAAGTCTATACGCCAAGGATGCGAATAGTAAGCGGGGGATTTCAGAGCTTCCAAAAGAGGTTATACTTGGGCTCCCATTACTACTTAACTGAACCATTTGCCTTTTCATCGGATGAAGTTGACATTCTGCCACAGGATGCATCTATTCACACTATGCGCAGGAATTTGTGACAGGAAATGGGAGGTGGTTTTAGTCACAGTTTCCCTTTAAATTGATGACAATGAAACATGTCATGTTGGGTAGTATATACAAGTGATGTAACGTTGAAATGCTGGAATAGGACCGGTTACTATTGATCATACAAAGATTAACTAAGCTTAAATCTTACTCAACGGATTGTCCGGACTTGTTCTCGCAGCTGTCGGTACGAAATAGGCTGCCACCGAATCTCCTTAACCGAGCTCTGTGCCAAGCTGCTATGTACCTACAACTGTATGAGTATTGATTAGATGTAGTTACACGCTAAGAATGCGAATAAGAACCAGATTGCGCTTAGCCATTTTCAAGCAGGCCTGGAAAGTTTGAAAGTCTTCAAGACTAGAGATACTACAGCTGTGATGACACGGTATGGTTCAGAACCGTTCAGTCGACTATGAAATTCTCACAGCTGAAGAATGCTATTGAAACAACTCTCAAATGTCCAAATAGGCTGTTGTTCTACAAAGTGGCTCACGAGTGTAAGCAGAAAACAAACGTGCGATTATACTTAGACGGGACGGCTGCTGCGAAATGCCGATCATAGCCCTAAAAGAACAATGCAGGGGCTTTTCACGCTACTCGCATCATATGTACCCAGAGCGTTGCAACGGAATGGGGATGCCGAAACTACGGAGATTTCGCCGTGAGCCGCCCAATGCAGTGCACGGAATGTCACTCTATAGACTCTATAGTCGTGGCTACTGATTCGGTGCATGTATTGACGCTACAAAATAAGATGAGGGGCTTACACAGGGGCCGCGAGAGCCTCTAGCTTGGGCTGCTAATAGCATCTTTAGCACCTAGGCCCAGATTCTGTAATTGAATCATATGTTTATTCGCCAATGGGACCCCGTTATTTGCCGGCGTGCAATAACAGAGTGCCCAGTTGCACGTCGAGTCAGGTAGATTCGTATGAAGTTAATCCGTCTGAGAATGGTCCACGGCTACCGGCAACCACTGCCTTCCGTATTGAGCAAGTTTGTAACCTGGCGTAGGCACTCATGATAGTGCCTCTGTTTATACCCGGGTACTTCCTACAGCCTCGTTCATTAATTACCGTCGGCTGCTTTATACAGTAAATTGTCTAATTTGGGAAGGAGAAAGCTTACTCGGCCGAGTTGCTCGACGAAGGTGCTCAACGGCACAGAAGCGAGCAATCAGGGTACTCCATTCATAACCCCGTACATAAAGCGGCTAAGACTATAC from Trichoderma atroviride chromosome 3, complete sequence encodes the following:
- a CDS encoding uncharacterized protein (TransMembrane:10 (i21-40o52-73i137-159o179-198i210-230o256-275i287-310o330-360i381-401o407-426i)) yields the protein MRKKRQEESPKKTCKATVSNFQATGVIYGDIGTSPLYVFSSTFSSQPSWDDLVGALSIIIWSLTVIVTIKYCFIVLRADDDGQGGTFALYSLLARYTNIARNRDPREAVMVRMERHRTNDLTLGGKSLRNFLEKSKFCQIMLQFVGVLGVTMVMADGVLTPAQSVLGAIQGLEVVKPDLSLSAIVGITCAILIVLFLIQPFGTTKLGTSFAPIVTIWLLFNMVAGIYNLAKHDHTVLKAFSPSYAFTYLVRNGQDGWTSLGGLLLAFTGVEALFADLGAFSKRAVQLSWLCLAYPCLLLAYIGQAAYISTDETQTAFTNPFFHTLPPGTLYFGLVMAILAAIVASQAMITSTFQLLTQIMRLSYFPHIKVIHTSRKFSEQVYIPLANWLLMIGTVIVAAVYNNTTSLGNAYGVCVIAVTFSTCLPAA
- a CDS encoding uncharacterized protein (EggNog:ENOG41) — its product is MVILITGSTGYLGGQLIKEAFARGHSVRAVVRSEASFKKLAEQFPEFAPKLSYVVAADITKPESYEGAFEDVVGVIHAASPFNLEPKDNEEDLLKPAIRGSVAILDAALRHGKDVKRVVITSSHASVADVTKGKRAGYVYNEKDWNPITYEQAADPATDGVTAYCASKALAERAVWEWADKHKGAHFDVATITPPVDLWSLRHGEVPEFDFGGYADVREVSAAHLLALEVPSAGGQRFWVGQSLRWQTVVDIAREEFPELVTRLPEGKPGWIEDAYGVDGSKAEKILGLKYRTLRETIRDTFTQLLAAERAEAAS
- a CDS encoding uncharacterized protein (TransMembrane:2 (i12-31o43-63i)); the protein is MVALVAILVWRLPFYIVTPVWLIFAALDGTYLSSVLQKVPEGAWFTIVLAAVLCSIFLVWRFGKEAQWKAESLDQLPLAALMKSDQSSSNSLVLNETFGGVPVSTVPGLGIFFDKTGDSTHLPACFTHFVIKFAARPSVIIFFHMRPLTVPSVPLEERYIVTHAHGLIDCYNVTLRHGYMDDVLHPGLARELVGQIELTISHSRRPNAAELETLRAAYRSQMVYILGKEAMKLKTGSSMTSRVTGFFRNFVLYIFLWMRENSRTKLADLNIDADKLIEVGFLKEI